The Streptomyces lienomycini sequence CGGCGGTGGCCGCCATCAGGTTGCGCTGCGCGTCGTGCTCGCTGACGAAGCTCTGCAGTCCGACGGCGAAGGTGTACTTCGTGTCGCTGAGCATGAACGTCGAGGCGAAGGCGACCTCGCCGAAGGCGGTGATGAAGCTGTAGAAGCCGGCGACCGCGAGGCCCGGCCGGGCCAGCGGCAGGATCAGCCGGAAGAAGGTGCCGAAGGGGCTCAGCCCGTCGACGCGTCCGGCCTCGTCGATCTCGAACGGGATGGTGTCGAAGTAGCCCTTGAGCAGCCAGGCGCAGTACGGCACCGCGGTCGAGCAGTAGACGAGGACCAGGCCGAAGTAGTTGTCGATGAGCTGGAGCTTCGACAGGATCTGGTACATCGGCACGATCAGTACCGCGATGGGGAACATCTGGGTGACCAGCAGGACCCACATGAGCTTCTTGTAGCCGGGGAAGCGCATCCGCGAGACCGCGTAGCCGGTGGTGGCGGCGACCATGACGCCGATGACCGTGGTGCCCAGCGAGACGATCAGCGAACTCTTCAGCCAGTCGAAGAAGTTGGTGTCCTGGAGCACGAACGCGTAGTTGTCGAAGGTCATCTTCGACCAGATGCGCCCGGGGTGCAGGTAGTCGTTCTTGTCCGGGCCGAGGGACAGGTAGACCAGCCAGGCGACCGGGAAGAGCGCGACGAGGCTCGCGAGGGTCAGGACGCCGTGGGAGGCGAGGGACGCGGCGCGGCTGCGTTCGCCGCGGCCGCGGACCTTGCGCGGGGCTGCGGCGGACGGGGCGGCCCGCTCGGCGGGGGCCTCGGTCGGCGCGGTGCTTGTACTCATGGCGGCTCCTGCCTCAGTTCGCGAGCTGCTGCTCATTGCGGTTCAGCCAGCGGCGGTAGAAGGAGGTGAAGACGATCAGGATGGCCAGCAGCAGGATGCCGTAGGCCGCGGACTGCGCGAAGTCGCGCGGCTGCTGCCCGAAGCCGAGCTGGTACGCCCAGGTGACGAGGATCTGCGCGTCGGGGGCGGTGTTGCCGAACAGCAGGAAGATCACGGCGAACTGGTTGAAGGTCCAGATGACGCCGAGCAGGACGACGGTGGAGCTGACGGACCTGAGGCCGGGCAGGGTGACGTGGCGGAACTGCTGCCAGGCGTTCGCGCCGTCCATCTCGGACGCCTCGTACAGAGTGTTGTCGATGGACTGCAGGCCGCCGAGGAGGGAGACCATCATGAACGGCACACCGCACCACGTGTTGACCATGATGGCGGAGAACCGCTGCCAGAAGGTGTCCTCGAGCCACGCCGGCGTCGGCAGGTGCAGCCACTCCAGGGCCGCGTTGATGATGCCCTCGTCGGCGAGCATGAAGCGCCAGCCGAAGACGGTGACGAAGGTGGGCACGGCCCACGGCAGGACCAGGATCAGCCGGTAGAGGGTGCGGCCGCGCAGCTTCTGGTTGAGGAGCAGGGCCAGGCCCAGGCCGATGAAGTAGTGCAGGCCGACGCAGACCGCCGTCCACACGATGGTCCAGATGAAGTGCGACCAGAAGCGGTCGTACGCCGTCGGGCCCCACAGGATGTCGGCGTAGTTGTCCAGGCCGACGAACTTGTAGGTGGCCTCGATCTCGTTGACGCCGATGGTGCGCGCGCTGTTGAGGCTGTTGGCGTCGGTGAGGGTGAGGTAGAGGCCGTATCCCAGCGGATACAGCACGAGGACGCCGATCACGACGGCCACCGGCGCGATCATGGCGTAGGCGTACCAGTGCTTCTGGTAGCCGTCTTTCAGACGCCGGCCGAGGCCGGGCCGCGGGCTGCGGTCACCGCGGCGCTTGCCGGTCGCGCGGTCGATGGTGACTGTCATGGTTCGACACCTTCGGGAGCATCAGGAAGATCAGAGGGTCGGGGGTGCGGCGCACGGCCGGTGACCGCCGGGTCCCCTCCCCCCACTGGGGGACCCGGCGGTCGGGTGCCTCTACTTGCTGAAGTCCGGCACCAGCTTGGCGATCGCGGTCTCGACGTCGCCCAGCCCCTTGTCCAGGGACTTCTTGCCGCCGGCGATCTGGGGCAGCTCGTCGTCCAGCGGGGTCAGCAGGGAGCTGTACTCCGGCAGCGACGGGCGCGGCTGGGCGGCGGGCAGGACCGTCTGGTAGCCGGCGATGCCCGGGTCGGCCTTGACCTGCTCGGTGTAGGCGTCGTCGCGGGTCGGCAGCGTGGAGTTCTTCAGGGCGACGGCCTCCTGGGACTTCGCCGAGGTCATGAAGTTCACGAACTTCAGCGCCGCCTCCTGGTGCGCCTTGTCCGAACCGGCGTAGACCGACAGGTTGTGGCCGCCGGTCGGGGCGCCCGCCTTGCCGGTGGTGCCGGCCGGGACGGTGGCGATGCCGAGGTTGCTCTTGTCCTTGAAGGCGGAGCCCTTGTAGAAGTTGGTGATCTCCCACGGGCCCTGGATGATCGAGGCGACCTTGCCGCTGACGAACGCCTCCTGGATGTGGGCGTAGGCGTCCGCGGTGACGTCGGCCTTGTGCAGGCCCTTGCCGTCGAACAGGCTCAGCCAGGTGCCGTACGCCTTCTTCGCCTCGGGCGAGTTGACGGTGATCTTCTTGGCCTCGACGTCGACCGTGTCGGTGCCCTCGCCGTACAGGAACGGCTGCGCGTAGTACCCGGCGGTGGAGGCCCAGTAGCCGTCGACGCCGGTCTTGTCCTTGATGGTGGCGGCGGCCTTCTTCAGGTCGTCCCAGGTCTTGGGGGCCTCGACGCCGGCCTTCTTGAACAGTTCCTTGTTGTAGACGAAGGCGAGGGTGTCGGTGACCAGCGGGACGCCGTAGGTCTTGCCCTCGTACTTGGCCTGCTCGATCAGCTTGGGCTGGAACTTGTCCTGCTCGGCGAGGGCCTCGGTGCCGTCCAGCGGCAGGAAGAAGCCCTTCTTGGCGAAGGCGGCGGTCCAGCCGACGTCCGTGCGCAGCACGTCCGGGGCCCCCGAGGCACCGGCGGCGGTGTCGAACTTGTTCTGCGCCTGGTCGAAGGGGACGTTGACGAAGTTGACCTTGACGCCCTTGTTGGCGGCCTCGAACTCCTTGACCAGGGCCTTGTAGGTCGGCGCCTCGTTGGTCGCGTTGGACGTGTCCCAGTAGGTGATGGTGACCGGTCCGCCCGACTCGCTGTCGCTGTCGCCGTCCCCGCCGCACGCCGTCGCCGCCAGGGCGAGGGACGCCACCAGCGCGGTGGCCGCTATGCCACGCCGCATGAGTTCTCCTTGAGGGTGAAAGCCCGTGTGGTGCAGGGTGCGGGCCCGTCCGCCGCTCCTGCCGACCGCCGACCGCTTCGTTGCTGCCGTCGGGCGACGTGAACGTAACAGCGTTGAAAGCTCGGCGAAAGGTCTTGCTGCAAAAATGTGCAAGAGATCTCCGAAGTTATCCGGGCGTGACCTCTCGGCGACCGTCATGAGACGCTTGTTTACGGGGCCCGAGCGGTATCGGGCCGGTTGTGCAAGACTCTGCAAGCTCTTGCCGCCACATTCTTGAGGGAGCGCGATGACGCAGCAGCCCGTGCCGGGCCGTCCGACGGGCCGTCCAACAGGCCGCCCACGGCGCCCGATCGGTGTGCAAGGCGGCGGCCGACAGGTACAGTCCACCCCTGTGACCACACGGCTTGCCGACATCGCCGCCCAGGCGGGGGTGAGCGAAGCGACCGTCAGCCGCGTCCTCAACGGGAAGCCGGGCGTCGCCGCCACCACCCGCCAGTCCGTACTCGCCGCCCTCGACGTGCTGGGCTACGAGCGCCCGGTGCGGCTGCGTCAGCGCAGCGAGGGCCTGGTGGGCCTGATCACCCCGGAGTTGGAGAACCCGATATTCCCGGCGCTGGCGCAGGTGATCGGGCAGGCGCTGACCCGCCAGGGCTACACGCCGGTCCTCGCCACCCAGACCCCGGGCGGCTCCACCGAGGACGAGTTGACCGAGATGCTGGTCGACCGCGGGGTCGCCGGCATCATCTACGTCTCGGGGCTGCACGCCGACACCACCGCCGACATGCAGCGCTACGAGCGGCTGCGCGCGCAGGGCGTGCCGTTCGTCCTCGTCGACGGCTTCTCCTCGAAGGTGCAGGCGCCCTTCATCTCCCCCGACGACCGGGCGGCGATGAGTCTCGCGGTCACGCACCTCGTCTCGCTCGGCCACACCCGGATCGGGCTGGCGCTGGGGCCGAAGCGGTTCGTGCCGGTGCAGCGCAAGATCGAGGGTTTCGTCCGCACCGTGCAGGACCAGTTGCACCTGAGTGCGGAGACGGTCGAGAAGGAGATGGTCCAGCACTCGCTCTACACCCTGGAGGGCGGCCAGGCGGCGGCCACCGCGCTCATCGGACGGGACTGCACGGCGGTGGTGTGCGCCAGCGACATGATGGCGCTGGGTGCGATACGCGCGGCCCGGCAGCTCGACCTGGACGTGCCCAAGGACATCTCGGTCGTCGGCTTCGACGACTCGCCGCTGATCGCCTTCACCGACCCGCCGCTGACGACGGTCCGCAAGCCGGTCCCGGCGATGGGGCAGGCGGCGGTGCGCACGCTGCTGGAGGAGATCGGCGGCACCCCCGCGCCGCACAGCGAGTTCGTGTTCATGCCGGAGCTGGTGGTACGCGGCTCGACGGCGTCCGCACCGGGCGAGCGCAACCGCCCCTGACCTCCGCGCTCCGTCCGGCGGATGCGGGACGGGACAAACAGGGGGATCATCGGTGAAACAGGGCTTTTCTGGCAGACTTCACGCCTATGGGTGACGCGACCGCGAGGACTGGGGAACGCCTGGAGGACGGCGTTCCGCGCCCCGTCGCCGAGACGACGGGGAGGGGCCTCCTGCGCCGCCTTCGCGCTCCGCGCCGGCCCCGCCTGTGGTTCGAGATCCTTCTGATCGCGCTCAGTTACTGGACGTACTCCCTGGTCCGCAACGCGGTGCCGGAACAGCGGACGGCGGCGCTGCGCAACGCCGACTGGATCTGGCGCGTCGAGAACCAACTCGGCATCGCCGTCGAGGAGTCCGTCAACCACGCCGTGAACTCGGTGACCTGGCTCGTCGTCGGCATGAACTACTACTACGCCACCATGCACTTCGTGGTGACCCTGGGCGTACTGGTGTGGCTCTTCCGCAGTCATCCCGGCCGCTACGCGGCGACCCGACTGGTCCTCTTCGCGACCACGGGCGTGGCCCTGGCCGGCTACTACCTGTTTCCGCTCGCCCCGCCCCGCCTGATGACCGGCGGGCACTTCGTCGACACGGTGCTGGTGCACCAGACGTGGGGGTCGATGGCGTCCGGGGACCTGAAGAACATGTCCAACCAGTACGCGGCGATGCCGTCGATGCACATCGGGTGGTCGGTGTGGTGCGGGCTGACCGTCTTCGCGCTGGCCTCGGTGCCGTGGGTGCGGGTGCTGGGGCTGGTGTACCCGGCGCTCACGCTGGTGGTGATCGTGGCGACGGCGAACCACTTCTGGCTGGACGCGGTAGGGGGTGTGGCGTGTCTGGCGTTCGGGTACGGGGTCGCTGCCGTGTGGTACGGGAGGCTGCCGTACGCGTTGCCCCGGGTGGTGCCGCGGGCCGTACGGCGGAGGGTGTGGTTGCCGGGGCGGGCTTAGCTGCGGGGTGCCGCGACGCCGGGCCGCGCGACCTCCAGTCCCAGCCCCGGCAGCGGGGGCGCGGCCGAGGCGGAAGCCGTCATGCGTAGAACAGCTCCTCCACCACCGTCCGGGCCCTGCGTGCCGTACGCCGGTACTCGTCCAGCATGTCGCCCGCGTGGCCCGAGGCGTGGCCGAGGTAGCGGCCCACGGCCGCCAGCTCGCGCGGGTCGGTCGGGAAGGTGTCGCCGGCCCGTCCCCGGACCAGCATCACGGCGTTGCGCACCCGGGTCGCCAGCACCCACGCCTCGTCGAGGGTCGCGGTGTCCTCCTGCGAGACGAACCCGGCGTCCCGGGCGGCGGCCAGGGCCGCGCGTGTCCCGGTGGTCCGCAGCCCGGCGACCTCGTGCCCGTGCCGGAGCTGGAAGAGCTGCACGGTCCATTCCACGTCGGAGAGCCCGCCCGGCCCCAGTTTGGCGTGCAGCTTGGGGTCGGCGCCGCGCGGCAGCCGCTCGGACTCCATGCGGGCCTTGAGCCGCCGGATCTCCCGTACGGCGTCCTCCTCCAGCCCGCCCGCCGGGTAGCGCAGGGGGTCGATCAGCTCGATGAAGCGCCGCCCCAGGTCCTCGTCCCCGGCGACGAACTCGGCCCGCAGCAGGGCGTGCGACTCCCAGCCGAGCGACCAGCGCCGGTAGTAGGCCGCGTACGACTTCAGGGTCCGCACCAGCGGCCCGGACCGGCCCTCGGGGCGCAGGTCGGCGTCGATCAGCAGCGGCGGGTCGGCGCTCGGCACCTGGAGCAGGCGCCGCATCTCGGCGACGACCTTGTTGGCGGCGTCGCCCGCCTCCCGCTCGTCCACCCCGTCGCGGGGCTCGTGCACGAAGAGGACGTCCGCGTCGGAGCCGTAGCCCAGCTCGTGCCCGCCGAAGCGGCCCATGCCGATGATCGCGAACCGGGTGGGCAGGACGTCGCCCCACTTGTCGCGCACGACCGCCCGCAGCGTCCCCGCCAGCGTCGCCGCCGTCAGGTCGGACACGGCGCCGCCGACGAGGTCCACCAGGGCGCCCTGGTCGGCCTCGACGGGCTGGGCCTCGGTGCCGTAGGAGCCGACGATGTCCGCGGCGGCCGTGCGGAACAGCTCCCGGCGCCGTACGCCGCGTACCGCGGTGACGGCCTGTACGGCGTCGTCGGCGCGGCGGACCGCGGCGAGGGTCTCCTGCTCCAGCTGGGCCCGGCCGCGCGGCCGCAGTCCCCCGGCGACGCCGTCGCCGAGCAGCGCGACCGCCTCCGGGGCCCGCATCAGCAGGTCGGGGGCGAGCCGCCCGGCGGACAGCACGCGGGCGAGGTTCTCGGCGGCGGCGCCCTCG is a genomic window containing:
- a CDS encoding sugar ABC transporter permease, whose protein sequence is MSTSTAPTEAPAERAAPSAAAPRKVRGRGERSRAASLASHGVLTLASLVALFPVAWLVYLSLGPDKNDYLHPGRIWSKMTFDNYAFVLQDTNFFDWLKSSLIVSLGTTVIGVMVAATTGYAVSRMRFPGYKKLMWVLLVTQMFPIAVLIVPMYQILSKLQLIDNYFGLVLVYCSTAVPYCAWLLKGYFDTIPFEIDEAGRVDGLSPFGTFFRLILPLARPGLAVAGFYSFITAFGEVAFASTFMLSDTKYTFAVGLQSFVSEHDAQRNLMAATAVLVAIPVSAFFYLVQKNLVTGLTAGGTKG
- a CDS encoding carbohydrate ABC transporter permease — protein: MTVTIDRATGKRRGDRSPRPGLGRRLKDGYQKHWYAYAMIAPVAVVIGVLVLYPLGYGLYLTLTDANSLNSARTIGVNEIEATYKFVGLDNYADILWGPTAYDRFWSHFIWTIVWTAVCVGLHYFIGLGLALLLNQKLRGRTLYRLILVLPWAVPTFVTVFGWRFMLADEGIINAALEWLHLPTPAWLEDTFWQRFSAIMVNTWCGVPFMMVSLLGGLQSIDNTLYEASEMDGANAWQQFRHVTLPGLRSVSSTVVLLGVIWTFNQFAVIFLLFGNTAPDAQILVTWAYQLGFGQQPRDFAQSAAYGILLLAILIVFTSFYRRWLNRNEQQLAN
- a CDS encoding extracellular solute-binding protein, which gives rise to MRRGIAATALVASLALAATACGGDGDSDSESGGPVTITYWDTSNATNEAPTYKALVKEFEAANKGVKVNFVNVPFDQAQNKFDTAAGASGAPDVLRTDVGWTAAFAKKGFFLPLDGTEALAEQDKFQPKLIEQAKYEGKTYGVPLVTDTLAFVYNKELFKKAGVEAPKTWDDLKKAAATIKDKTGVDGYWASTAGYYAQPFLYGEGTDTVDVEAKKITVNSPEAKKAYGTWLSLFDGKGLHKADVTADAYAHIQEAFVSGKVASIIQGPWEITNFYKGSAFKDKSNLGIATVPAGTTGKAGAPTGGHNLSVYAGSDKAHQEAALKFVNFMTSAKSQEAVALKNSTLPTRDDAYTEQVKADPGIAGYQTVLPAAQPRPSLPEYSSLLTPLDDELPQIAGGKKSLDKGLGDVETAIAKLVPDFSK
- a CDS encoding LacI family DNA-binding transcriptional regulator, whose amino-acid sequence is MTTRLADIAAQAGVSEATVSRVLNGKPGVAATTRQSVLAALDVLGYERPVRLRQRSEGLVGLITPELENPIFPALAQVIGQALTRQGYTPVLATQTPGGSTEDELTEMLVDRGVAGIIYVSGLHADTTADMQRYERLRAQGVPFVLVDGFSSKVQAPFISPDDRAAMSLAVTHLVSLGHTRIGLALGPKRFVPVQRKIEGFVRTVQDQLHLSAETVEKEMVQHSLYTLEGGQAAATALIGRDCTAVVCASDMMALGAIRAARQLDLDVPKDISVVGFDDSPLIAFTDPPLTTVRKPVPAMGQAAVRTLLEEIGGTPAPHSEFVFMPELVVRGSTASAPGERNRP
- a CDS encoding phosphatase PAP2 family protein; amino-acid sequence: MGDATARTGERLEDGVPRPVAETTGRGLLRRLRAPRRPRLWFEILLIALSYWTYSLVRNAVPEQRTAALRNADWIWRVENQLGIAVEESVNHAVNSVTWLVVGMNYYYATMHFVVTLGVLVWLFRSHPGRYAATRLVLFATTGVALAGYYLFPLAPPRLMTGGHFVDTVLVHQTWGSMASGDLKNMSNQYAAMPSMHIGWSVWCGLTVFALASVPWVRVLGLVYPALTLVVIVATANHFWLDAVGGVACLAFGYGVAAVWYGRLPYALPRVVPRAVRRRVWLPGRA